The nucleotide window GGTAACTTGCTGGCTGGATCGTAGCTTGCTGGCTGGATGGTAGCTTGCTGGCTGGATGGTAGCTTGCTGGTTAGCTTACTGGTTGGCTGGTTTGCTGGGAAGCTGGCTTGCTGATTAGCTGCCTGAAGGTTAGCTGGTTTGCTGGTTAGTTGGCTGGCTTGCTGGTTTGCTGGCTTGCAGGTTGGCTGGCTTGTTGGTTAGCTGGCTTGCTGGTTAGCTGGCTTGCTGTTTAGCTGGTTAGCTGGCCTGAAGGTTAGCTGGCTTGCAGGTTAGCTAGCTTGCTTTGGTCTTCAAAACGAAGAttgcaatggaataaaccccagggtatttatagtagtttaggagtcatctgattggatcgtagtgaattggataatgcgggtcagctgctagcaatcataagcacgtgatctctcgaaatttgtttatacataaacttcacttaataatgttataaaaggAAGTTTCTTGTTATAACTGGATTTTCttaagacatattttcctcattaatacaaaatattttcatataaGGGCCGGTTATAGgctatatattaattttttgatAGCAAGTTTTACATTAAACATTCCAAACGATTGCCAATGTTAGTGTCACTCCTGAAGTGGATGTGATTTTAACAATaaactttattttcagaaaactgTTCAGCAATGCAAATAATGCATACATCGTCAATTATGATGTTTTATATAACCTGTATCAGTGAGGAAAATATGTATTAACAAAAtcctgttatcacaagaaaaaaatcttttataatattattaagtgGGGAAAAAAGTAATAGCCTGTGTAGCAGCATTGCATCATCGTAAATGAGTCGGCCTCTCTGGTTtcagaatataaaaaacaaatctttatttgtttttgttttctggtgattttattttttgttattcaaaataaaaaatgaaaatcaaatcatttttgaaTTGAGCTTTTCCGTCTTTcatcatgaaaataaaaaacgagccacgatttttttttttaaattcaaaaaccAAAATCAAAAAACGCCTTGAatttcaattttcattttttattttaaaatgaaaataaaaaaattgactcgttttttgtttttcaatatctgtttctaaaataaaaatccaatgaCTAAAAGATCCACTGAAGGATTTCTCTCATTCaataacaaacacaaaaaacaaactcaCCTGCTTCTCTTCACTCTTAATAATGACCAGATCAGCTCCATGATCCCTGCAGTACTGCCTGCTGTCAGACCAGCTCATCGCCTTAGTGGACATGAAAAACCAGCCAGCTGCTTTCAAACACCAAACAAatgccattttatttttattcgcAGAGAAAGTTCAACCACAATAAAATTACTCTTACAAACCTTTTTCAGATAAGGTCTTCACTTCACTCTCTAACTCCAGTTTCTTCTGATTCAGAGAGTTGACGTTTCTCTGTATTTGGCTTTTCTCTGCAGTAAGAACGTTGACTTTGGTCTCCAACTGGCTTTTCTGTGCAGTGAGATCTTTGACTTTAGTCTCCAGCTTCCCTTTTTCTTCAGTGAGGTTTTTGATTTTGGTCTCAAAATCTCTCTCCAACTGGCTTTTCTCTGAACTGAGATCATTCACAATGGTCTCCAATTCCAGTTTCCTTTGAATCAAAGAGCTGAGGTTGCTCTGTGACTGGTTTTTCTCCTCAATCAGATCATTGATTCTGGCTTCCAGCTTGAGGTTTTTCTGAGTTGAAGACTCAAAACTTGTTTGCAACTGGTCATTTTCAGCATTGAGATCATTGACTCTGGTCTCCAACTCCAGTTTCTTCTTATTCAAAGAGCTGACATTGCTCTGTATTTGGCTTTTCTCTGCAGTGAGAACATTGACTCTGGTCTCTAACTGACTTTTCTCCATAGTGAGATAATTGACTTTGGTCTCCATTTCCAGTTTCGTCTGATTCAAAGAGCTGAGGTTACTCTGTATTTGGCTTTTGTCTGCACTGAGATCATTCAAAATGGTCTCCAGTTCCAGTTTCCTTTGAATCAAAGAGCTGAAGTTGCTCTCTACCTGATTTTTCTCTTCAATCAGATCATTAATTCTGGCTTCCAGCTTGAGGTTTTTCTGACTTAAAGACTCAAAACTTGTCTGCAACTGGCCTTTTTCAGCAGCAAGATCGTTGACTTTCGTCTCCAACTCCTTTTTTTTCTTACTCAAAGAGCTGACATTGCTCTGTATTTGGCTTTTCTCTGCTGTGAGAAGATTGACTCTGCTCCCCAATTGGCTTTTTTGCACAATGAGATCTTTGACTTTGGTTTCCAATTCAACGTTTTTCTGACTGGAAGACTCAAACATTCTCTGCAACTGATCTTTTTCAGCACTGATGTCATTGAATTTAACCTTCAACTTCTCTTTATCTTCAGTGAGATCTTTGTTTTTGGTCTCAAAACTTGTCTGTAACTGGCTTTTCTCTGCAGTGAGATTTTTGACTTTGGTCTCCAGGTCCAGTTTCTTCTGATTCATAGAGTTAAAGTTGCTCTGTAACTGTTTTTCATCTTTAATGAGATCATTGATTCTGGCTTCCAGCTTGAGGTTTTTCTGGGTTGAAGACTCAAAACTTGTTTGCAACTGGCTCTTTTCTGTACTGAGATCACTGACTCTGGCCTCTAATTCCATTATTTTCTGACTGAGGTTGCTCTGTATTTGGCTTTTCTGTGCACTGAGATCATTCACACTGGTCTCCAGTTCCAGTTTCTTTTGACCTAAAGAGCTGAAGTTGCTCTCCAACTGATTTTTCTTCTCAATCAGGTCATTGATTCTGGCTTCCAGATTGAGGTTTTTCTGACTTGAAGACTTAAGACTACTCTGCAACTGGCCATTTTCAGCAGCAAGATCTTTGACTTTGGTCTCCAACTTGATTTTCTTCTGACTTAAAGAGCTGAGGTTACTCTGTATTTGACTTTTCTGTGCACTGAGATCATTCACACTGGTCTCCAGTTCCAGTTTCTTTTTACCTAAAGAGCTGAAGTTGCTCTCCAACTGATTTTTCTCCTCAGTTAGATCTTTAATTCTGGTTTCCAGCTTGAGGTTTTTCTGACTTGAAGACTTAAGACTACTCTGCAACTGGCCTTTTTCAGCAGCAAGATCATTGACTTTGGTCTCCAACTCCAGTTTTTCCTGACTCAAATAGTTTAAGTTACTCTGTAGCTGTTCTTTCTCAGTTTGAGCTCTTGACCCTGACTGTAACATGTGTGTAGCTtgtgtttctctctctgtgttgAGTCTTAAATACAGTACTATAATACCAGCCACCAGGAGAAGGCACATGAGGCCAAAGCATGCAGAGCTAAGCACAGCACACCTATGTCTCCATATCGAACCTCCTGCCAAACAGGACCATTTCAGATTTCAATAGCTTTAAATGAACATGTTCATAATTACAGACATTTTTCACTCACTATAAACTCAACTGACTTAATATTAAATGTCTTACCGTGGCTTTGAGCTCTTGCCTCAGTCTGGCTCAGTTTTCTGTCTTTATCTTCATCTAGATCCAGTTCAGTCTCATTCCCCTTGCTGTAGGTCTCTTCTAAGAAGGCCAGCTCCATGCTCACTTCTTTTGTCCCTTCAGATGAGTAGTGGACTTTTGGAGGACGAGTGCAGGGTTTAATATAGAGAACTTCCTTGAATTTTGCATACTGCTGACTGTCAAGAATTCAATCTCTAGTGCACTGTTCTACTACTCAGGAAATATGACAACGCTGGGTTCGAGGAATTTTGCTCTTTAAACTTAAAAGTTTATTGCCCCCATGGTCAAATCCCATAAattagtggaaaaaaaaaactgtcaagtaGTAAAATCTTACgataattatatattattgatTCATAGATATGCCTAATTGgtcttaaaattgtatttaaaaggcatatttttgtattgtgacaTGAAGCCCTGCTCATTGTGTTATCTTTGTTAAATATGGgttaatattagtgaaattattcTTAATTCTTATaaaatttttataacttttaatCAAAGATTAAAACACAATTATTTGTTTTCAAACAGGAAAGAGATGAAGTGAAAATGAACTTGTTTAAGACTGTGCACTCCTTCCTCAAACTTTCTATTGAGTATTATTAGCATTCAGTGTCATTATGGGGAGATGGATTACAGACTGATGTGCAAATGCACATTTCCCATTAATAACACTGTCACTTTTTAGCTTAACTTGATTATTTTTACAACCCGCTGAGCTTGAATTTTTGGAAAATGACCTTAAACAACACAAAGTTAATTACATAACAAGAGGTAATGTTCAAAATCATAATCATCAGTATGCATTAAATATTAAATCAGTACCCTCCAAATGTCTTCTTATTTTGAGAAAGCAAACAAGGAGATGATCTTGCTTGATTTTTATTGCAGAAGTTTGCTTAAACTTGTCAATACACTGCTTTAAGAACAATGGTTTAACTATATTCAGACATACATTATGTAATCACAGAGCGAAACAGCATATTCACTCAAAAACAAGCTCATATTTTATCTTTAACTTCCATTAAACTGCAGATTTTTCAATATAGCGATATTAAATGAAGAGCATCTCAATGCTGTACTCTGGGATGTTTTGATGGATCATTTGCAGCCGAATTGCAGGTCATGCTGGAGACTCAACATGCCCTTGTATTTTTCTTTGAGTTCAGCGCTGGTCTTGCTTTGCTCCAGACTGGGCCAGAACTCCAGCCATGTCCTCTCACCCAGAGCATACTGACCACTGGAGAGAAAACAGAGCTTACATCACAAACTGAGGAGGCGCTTACAGGACACCAGCCTCAGCTAAAACCAGAAAAGTGGGCTTGTATTCATTTACACAACATCTGAATATGCTGCAACTGGAAAAGGGTGGCAAAAAGGGTGTTTCTTTATACCATTGCAATTGTTATGATCGCCAACAGTGTTGCAACAGGATGCTGGAGAACACTCCCTATCATtcgaactacaaatcccatcaagCCCTGCAGTCTCACACCTGTTTCAGTTCACCTTCTGTCCATCAGCTACACATAGTCAAACAAGTTCCAGCGGCTGTCTTAATCAGTCCTGATCagcttcagctgtatatatgtaATCAGGAGGTGAACAGAAACAGGTGTGTGACTGCAGCAcatgatgggagttgtagttcggtAGGATGACAGGGAGTGTTCTTCAGCAGTCTGCAAGGGTAACACTGCTAGAGATCATGACAATAATATTGGTTATGctatatgtgaccctggaacaCAAAACCAAAAAAGTCTTAACCAAAAAAAGTCGGCAAGCTTAAGGCTCACTTGTTCAAAAAGGTTTTTAATGCATACTAGCACCGACACTTTCCTCCTTTTTAATATTTAGctgtattttattgacatttcttGTATTGATTTTGCACTGTTTGCTTTCTAGCTTCGTTTGTTTTTActggtgtaaagcactttggtcaaccttggttgtagtaaggtgctatataaataaaagtttgactgattgattgattgattgtttgtttgattgattgattgattatctACTCTGTTGGTAACAGCTGCGCACAATTCGAGAGCCATGAGAGAGAGTTGCATAGTTTTGCTTTAAATCACAGGTTAACTGCACTTACACTTTTCCTTCCAGCTGGACGTCTTCAGACTGGCCCATGATCAGGTAACTCTCACCCCGTTTCAGATCCAGTGCTTCTTTGCAAGAGATCTGTACAGTGAAAGTGCGCCGCTTTCCCTCGACGTCATCTTCTGGACCTGCACAGATTCACAAACGATTACATgctaccaaaacaaacaaaaggtgcTTTAAGGGTAATAAATGTGTAGGTGCTCTTTGCATTAGAGATTCTTAAAGGTATACAAAAAGGCTTAACTTTTACCCCTTTTCCCTTATTGACTGATGATTGTttgattacaaaaaaaacaaaagaacatcTAGAAGCTCAATCCTTGCCGTTTTTGAGATGGCAATCAGTGTTTTAGGTATATTATGACAACGGAAGCCCTTGTACATGTACAGGAGGAGTTAAATCtgatatatttttgtaaaaatcccTTATTTTTTCCAGAAAATATGTTAAGCTTTGAAGTTTATACACACTGTGCTGGAGTAAAAGAGTTGCACTGTACCTATTTTGAGGGCTTGTTGAATCCTCATATAGTATGAAACTGTTGAAGCGTCTTCATCTTGTCCCAAAAGAACAGCTTTATAAACTGTCAAAATTGAAAACAACAACACTTTATTAGCTAATAATTCAGCAATAAAGGAGAATAATGCTGAAAACATTCACACTAGCTGTAGTGAAAGCAGAAGAATGTTCAcaacacaagcacaaacacaaaaaatataagtTACCGTAATTGATTTTAGATTCACAGGCTTTCTTATTGCGATGAGCCTCCTGAATTTTCTCCTTCTTCTGAAGACTGCAGTTATCTGTATCAGACGCGAGCAgagaaatgaacattttcatgatTACCAGCATCATCTCGTTtaagttattttacaataaatattaatattatttattattactatttatcatttatattaatcatattaaattataaatactgTACCTTCTGCACACTGACAGACGTCGTTCTTACAGATTTTCTGAAGGCCTCCTTCCTTCCTGGTGGGATGATAAAACTTCACACAGCGATTTTCTGAACGCAGAGAAATTAATAATGTTACACTGGTCAAAAAGGCATTGTGCTgtagaatttaaaatattacaataatcaGCACTGACACtaaaaaatatcagtttttacagaaatcaagtttttttttcttttattatcctttttttaggattatatatatatatatatatatatatatatatatatatatttatttatttatacaacagttctgtctggttctcaaatctgattggctgatagccttgcgatattctgcaatatcagaactcctacagcctctttaccctttgtgtattactccgcccacatacagccagcaaaaagcagacactacagatctaaagtttaaaagatgcacgctcaactgtttaactgtcagcttatgatttgaatccggaagaaagtagttccacatacaaaagggtttttgagactctccatgtttgatttagtttttatatacacaattatgccgtcaaactgttgtataaacgcaatatcacactcgtagcagtgcgatatggctgtatatcgacactggtgggGGCACAAAGGCACTCGGCCTCgggccaacgcacgcctcccaccagtgccgatatacagccatatcgcactgctactcgtgtgatattgctc belongs to Danio rerio strain Tuebingen ecotype United States chromosome 1, GRCz12tu, whole genome shotgun sequence and includes:
- the LOC141375100 gene encoding uncharacterized protein; its protein translation is MELAFLEETYSKGNETELDLDEDKDRKLSQTEARAQSHGGSIWRHRCAVLSSACFGLMCLLLVAGIIVLYLRLNTERETQATHMLQSGSRAQTEKEQLQSNLNYLSQEKLELETKVNDLAAEKGQLQSSLKSSSQKNLKLETRIKDLTEEKNQLESNFSSLGKKKLELETSVNDLSAQKSQIQSNLSSLSQKKIKLETKVKDLAAENGQLQSSLKSSSQKNLNLEARINDLIEKKNQLESNFSSLGQKKLELETSVNDLSAQKSQIQSNLSQKIMELEARVSDLSTEKSQLQTSFESSTQKNLKLEARINDLIKDEKQLQSNFNSMNQKKLDLETKVKNLTAEKSQLQTSFETKNKDLTEDKEKLKVKFNDISAEKDQLQRMFESSSQKNVELETKVKDLIVQKSQLGSRVNLLTAEKSQIQSNVSSLSKKKKELETKVNDLAAEKGQLQTSFESLSQKNLKLEARINDLIEEKNQVESNFSSLIQRKLELETILNDLSADKSQIQSNLSSLNQTKLEMETKVNYLTMEKSQLETRVNVLTAEKSQIQSNVSSLNKKKLELETRVNDLNAENDQLQTSFESSTQKNLKLEARINDLIEEKNQSQSNLSSLIQRKLELETIVNDLSSEKSQLERDFETKIKNLTEEKGKLETKVKDLTAQKSQLETKVNVLTAEKSQIQRNVNSLNQKKLELESEVKTLSEKAGWFFMSTKAMSWSDSRQYCRDHGADLVIIKSEEKQRVISSLVKERMWIGLSDRSYESYMMWVDNSYLYEGFWLKGEPNNQDENEDCIELIPTEPVLNNWNDLSCSLKRKGICEK